The following DNA comes from Dehalobacter sp..
GGCAGCTTATCTATCTGAGCGCACCCTATAGCTGCCTGCAGGTCGGTCGCTTTTAAATTATAACCGAAGTGTGAATAGACATATTTGTGATCATAACCGTAAGGAAGCTCTCCAAACTGCTGATTAAATCTATTTTTACAGGTATTGTCGCGACCTGAGTCACACCAGCAGTCGCGGCCCCAGTCGCGGAATGACTCGATCAGTTTCTTTAGCACATGATTATCCGTGTAAACAGCACCGCCCTCGCCCATGGTCATATGATGGGGGGGATAAAAACTCGATGTGCCAATATCCCCGATGGTCCCGGTATAAACCCACTTACCCTTATAGAAATATCTTGAGCCTAGGGCGTCACAGTTATCTTCAACCAGCCACAAATTGTGTTTGTCGGAAAAATCACGTACTGACTTTAAATCAAATGGATTGCCAAGAGTGTGCGCGATCATCACGGCTTTTGTTTTTGTAGAAAGGGCCTGTTCAAGTATGCTGCAATCTACGTTATATGTCGGGAGGGCAATATCTACAAATACCGGGACAGCTCCGTACTGTATTACCGGCGCTACGGTAGTCGGAAACCCAGCCGCTACCGTGATTACCTCGTCACCCCTGTTTATTCTTCTGTCTTTTAATAACGGCGATGTCAAAGCCATAAAAGCCAGCAAGTTGGCCGACGATCCCGAATTCGTCAAGGAACAGTGTTCTACTCCCAGGTACTTGGACAGTTTTTTTTCAAACTTATCGCAATAGCGTCCGGTGGTGAGCCAGAATTCCAATGACGCGTCCACAAGATTTATGATCTCTTTTTCATCAAAAACACGACCGGCGTATGCTATCCTGTCACCAAGCTTATAAACATATTTCTTGCTCTCATGTTTTGATTCATAATGCTTTACAGAACAAAAAAGAGCCGCTTTCCTTAAACCTTCTTCTAATATCCCTTTTCGTATATTTTCATTGTGTTCTACAGAGGGCAAGATTATTAAATCAACTTTATTTCCCATTTCTTCAGGAATTTTTATGTTCAGGTAGCCGTCTTTGCTTACTTCCAAACATTGTTTAATCAAATCCATTTTTTTTACCCCGGCCTTATATAGTTTTGTAGCACCATGCTGGTTTCCCCTGATGAGCTTTCTTAACATAATTTTTTATCTGGTTTAATGTATAAGAATATATGTTTGCGCTATTGTTTTTATAATATTGTAAATACCATTTAACTGTCTCTTCCATTGCCTCAGACACATTATATACCGGGTACCAGCCCAGAATATTATTGGCCCTAGTACAGTCCAGTTTTAAGAAGTTGGCCTCGTGAGGCG
Coding sequences within:
- the rfbH gene encoding lipopolysaccharide biosynthesis protein RfbH, translating into MDLIKQCLEVSKDGYLNIKIPEEMGNKVDLIILPSVEHNENIRKGILEEGLRKAALFCSVKHYESKHESKKYVYKLGDRIAYAGRVFDEKEIINLVDASLEFWLTTGRYCDKFEKKLSKYLGVEHCSLTNSGSSANLLAFMALTSPLLKDRRINRGDEVITVAAGFPTTVAPVIQYGAVPVFVDIALPTYNVDCSILEQALSTKTKAVMIAHTLGNPFDLKSVRDFSDKHNLWLVEDNCDALGSRYFYKGKWVYTGTIGDIGTSSFYPPHHMTMGEGGAVYTDNHVLKKLIESFRDWGRDCWCDSGRDNTCKNRFNQQFGELPYGYDHKYVYSHFGYNLKATDLQAAIGCAQIDKLPSFTEARKRNWRILHDGLSCLNKYFILPEAAENTDPSWFGFLLTVKNDAGFTRDDLVNHLETHGIQTRMLFAGNLIKHPCFDEMRAVGEGYRIVGDLKNTDIVMNQSFWLGVYPGMTVEMVNYMVEKIKEYINF